Proteins encoded by one window of Cannabis sativa cultivar Pink pepper isolate KNU-18-1 chromosome 4, ASM2916894v1, whole genome shotgun sequence:
- the LOC133036883 gene encoding uncharacterized protein LOC133036883: protein MQRECWLLIIGSFLMDSLNLLGWNVRGLNNVEKQREVFDLCKINKVGFGALFETKIHHDRVSKLMENNPNWKIYSSQETSFRILLIWIEKLVNVDILLIDRQLIHCKLKMVGYKEEFFLTAVYGSNSLNERKDLWNKLTNIGHLNAPWIILGDFNAMFAYKDRSGGRKVRSSEIQDSQNWLAWGQVEELKTAGSFFTWSNNHEEGSRVYSKLDRVLTNESWFDKFPNTEASFRWGALSDHSYCLIKHIKTGIRGTKPFRFSNHWMFKEGYRETVLSSWKKHKVTDLSTLHQQLFRVKHILKTNYVKKSEDVTGLYNEARDKFIAAQEALAINHLCPTAITTEKVNHANYLAARKQYFSYLHQHSKACWLKLGDENTSYFHAIMKKRRAENKVCSFTANGVVVDEYDKVVEHFLNHFRNFMGRQSSVSRRMDEDCLEFGQKLTLEHQEVSATTISLIPKIDNPQGATDYRPIACCTTTYKCISKMIYTRLSEVLPVLIHENQGAFVKKRLLAHNVLILQDLLKGYTRKTISSRCLRKIDLSKAYDTVDWCFVADILKALCFPSKFITWILSCLQGASYALLLNGRIQGSFKGEKGLRQGDLMSPLLFVIIMEYLTRLLIQCSKKKGFGFHPLCESLGLVNLCFADDLIIFYKGNDKSVQMVKNAFNPFSEATGLVANKAKSTVFFGGIPNASKQRLANILQMEEGSFPLKNLSFAGRAQLIHSILLGIRNYWMGLFLLPQKITAAIDKCCRDFLWGSVGNRSKLHIPSWEKVCLPKNARGLGFREGKAWNIALMAKYIWAISSKQDNLWVRWIDAIYLRGLSFWTVEFKQDESWYFKKFLRLCSTVNETMVTAAIKRGKFSAKLFYLSFIQAQKIDYARNIWNRMIVPKHRFIGWQIVNNQLLTRDNLSRFMPISSPLCPVYCRENELHQHLFVTCCFTRNMVDEITKWFGQFDWPIDFSSWFSKAAINLQGRITNAVILATLYMIFFLFRTIGKPAMIDKVTQERSMVKFAYALVEIEISYEPPKTISFNIESKTVGRAVS, encoded by the exons ATGCAGAGGGAGTGTTGGTTACTGATCATAGGCTCCTTTCTAATGGATAGTCTCAATCTTCTAGGTTGGAATGTTAGGGGGCTGAATAACGTTGAGAAGCAGCGAGAGGTTTTTGATCTTTGTAAGATAAATAAGGTGGGTTTTGGGGCTCTTTTTGAGACTAAAATTCATCATGATAGAGTTAGTAAGCTCATGGAAAATAATCCAAACTGGAAGATTTATTCTAGTCAGGAGACTTCGTTTAGAATTTTGTTGATTTGGATTGAAAAGCTAGTTAATGTGGATATTTTGTTGATAGACAGGCAGCTCATTCACTGTAAACTCAAAATGGTGGGTTACAAGGAGGAGTTTTTTCTCACTGCGGTCTATGGAAGTAATTCGTTAAATGAGAGGAAAGATCTTTGGAATAAACTTACTAACATTGGGCACTTAAATGCTCCTTGGATCATTCTAGGTGACTTCAATGCCATGTTTGCgtacaaagatagaagtgggGGTAGGAAAGTTCGAAGTTCAGAAATCCAGGACAGTCAAAACTGGCTTGCTTGGGGTCAGGTTGAAGAGTTGAAGACTGCTGGATCCTTTTTTACTTGGTCTAATAACCATGAGGAAGGTAGCCGTGTTTACTCAAAGTTGGATAGAGTTCTTACTAATGAAAGTTGGTTTGATAAGTTCCCGAATACAGAAGCTAGTTTCAGATGGGGGGCCCTCTCAGATCACAGTTATTGCCTCATTAAACACATCAAGACTGGAATCCGTGGGACTAAGCCTTTCCGTTTTAGCAATCACTGGATGTTCAAAGAGGGTTACAGAGAGACTGTTCTTTCTTCTTGGAAGAAGCACAAGGTTACTGATTTGAGCACTCTGCACCAGCAACTGTTCAGAGTGAAGCATATCCTGAAAACCAACTATGTTAAGAAGAGCGAGGATGTTACTGGTCTGTACAATGAAGCTCGAGACAAGTTTATAGCAGCGCAAGAAGCCTTGGCCATCAACCATTTGTGTCCTACAGCTATTACAACTGAAAAGGTGAATCATGCTAACTACTTAGCTGCCCGAAAACAGTACTTCAGCTATTTGCATCAGCACTCGAAAGCTTGTTGGTTAAAGCTTGGTGATGAAAACACCAGCTATTTCCATGCTATCATGAAAAAGAGGAGAGCTGAGAATAAAGTGTGTTCGTTTACTGCTAATGGAGTTGTTGTTGATGAGTATGACAAAGTGGTTGAGCATTTTTTAAACCACTTTCGCAACTTCATGGGGAGGCAAAGCTCGGTTTCTAGACGAATGGATGAGGATTGCCTCGAGTTTGGGCAAAAACTTACTCTCGAACATCAA GAAGTGAGTGCAACAACCATTTCTCTTATCCCCAAGATTGATAATCCTCAAGGAGCTACTGACTACAGACCAATAGCCTGTTGCACCACAACTTACAAATGCATTTCAAAGATGATTTATACCAGACTCTCGGAAGTTCTCCCAGTCCTTATTCATGAAAACCAAGGTGCTTTTGTCAAGAAGAGACTTTTAGCTCATAACGTCTTGATTTTGCAGGATCTTCTAAAAGGTTACACTAGGAAGACCATTTCTTCTAGATGTCTTAGGAAGATTGATTTGAGCAAGGCTTATGATACAGTAGACTGGTGCTTTGTGGCTGATATTTTAAAAGCTCTTTGCTTCCCTTCTAAATTTATCACCTGGATCTTAAGCTGCCTTCAAGGAGCTTCTTATGCCCTTCTGCTTAATGGAAGAATCCAAGGGTCGTTTAAAGGTGAAAAAGGCCTTCGTCAAGGGGACCTGATGTCCCCGCTTCTCTTTGTTATTATAATGGAATACTTAACCAGACTTCTTATTCAATGTTCTAAGAAGAAAGGGTTTGGTTTTCACCCGTTGTGCGAATCCTTAGGCCTTGTCAACCTGTGTTTTGCAGACGATCTCATTATTTTCTACAAGGGCAATGACAAGTCTGTACAGATGGTGAAAAATGCCTTCAATCCGTTTAGTGAAGCAACGGGCCTGGTTGCTAACAAAGCCAAGTCAACGGTGTTTTTTGGGGGTATTCCAAATGCCAGCAAACAGAGACTTGCCAACATCTTACAAATGGAAGAGGGTTCTTTCCCTCTGAA GAATCTCTCGTTTGCTGGAAGGGCTCAATTGATTCATTCGATTTTGTTGGGGATCAGGAATTATTGGATGGGTTTGTTTTTGCTTCCTCAGAAAATTACGGCGGCTATTGACAAATGTTGCAGAGATTTTCTCTGGGGTTCTGTGGGAAACAGAAGCAAACTTCATATTCCTTCTTGGGAGAAAGTTTGTCTCCCCAAGAACGCAAGAGGCCTTGGCTTCAGAGAAGGTAAGGCTTGGAATATAGCGCTTATGGCAAAGTATATCTGGGCTATATCTAGTAAACAAGATAACCTTTGGGTTAGGTGGATTGATGCGATCTATCTGAGAGGGCTGAGCTTTTGGACAGTTGAATTCAAGCAAGATGAGAGCTGGTACTTCAAAAAATTCCTTCGTCTTTGTTCAACTGTTAATGAAACAATGGTCACTGCTGCTATTAAAAGAGGTAAGTTTAGTGCTAAACTCTTTTATCTCTCTTTTATTCAAGCTCAAAAGATTGATTATGCAAGGAACATTTGGAATAGAATGATTGTTCCAAAGCATAGATTCATAGGATGGCAAATAGTGAATAATCAGCTGCTAACCAGGGACAATCTAAGCCGATTTATGCCAATCTCTTCTCCTCTATGCCCGGTCTACTGTAGGGAAAATGAATTGCACCAGCATTTGTTTGTAACATGCTGCTTTACTCGCAATATGGTTGATGAGATTACCAAATGGTTTGGCCAGTTTGATTGGCCAATCGACTTCAGCAGCTGGTTCTCCAAGGCTGCCATCAACTTGCAGGGAAGAATCACCAACGCTGTCATTTTGGCTACCCTTTACATG